DNA sequence from the Nocardia sp. BMG111209 genome:
TCGCTGCTCTTGCTCGGCCCCGGTACCAGCTGACCACGTGGCCCGACGACCAGATTCGAGCCGTCGGCTCCGGAGTTGCCGGAGGCGGCCGGGGCGGCGGTGGCCGTCGCGGCGCCACCGATGAGCAGAGTGGCGGCCGCGACCGCGGGGAGTAATGCACTGACGAGTGAAATCTTCACGATGACAATCCTGTTCGGAGGTTCCCATCCACTGTAGGTCGTTTCGGCCGTGCGGCGTGGGATGGCCCGATTGTGCTGTTCATCCCAGTAGAGTCGGCGTTCGGCGAAACGGTGTGGCGCACGGATTTCCGGCCACACCCGGAATACGCATTCCTCGAGGGGTTGGTTCAGTGCTCATTGCGCGGCTCGTCACGGGTCTCGTCACGCCGATCGCGCGACTCGCGGGGGTGTCACCGCCGGACCTCGTCGAGGTCCCGTCGACCGCGCGGCCCGGCAAGGTGCGGACGAGCGTCGCTGCGCGGAGTGCGAACTCGCCCGCCCGGCTGCTGGCCGTCACCGGCGCGGCCGCGCTCACCTGGGTCGCCGTCACCGCCGTGCCGGCCACGGCCGACAGCGAGAACGATTCCGCGGCAACGACTCCGGGCGCTTCGGTAGCGGGTATCGGCCCGTGCGCCGCCGATCCCGCGCCGGTGCACCAGTCGCTGGTACCGAAGACGCTGGAGGTGCCGGTGCCCTACCCGGTGCCGACGATCGACCCCGGCCCGCCGAAACCGACTGCGCCGCAACGGATCCGGATGGACCTACCGGCCGACCCGTGCACGAACCCCTGCCCCGATCTCACCGACGTCCCCGAGCCGGAGAGCCTGCTGAGTCGGCTGGGCCTGCCCGAACTGCGGATCAACCCGCAGCCGTTCTATTTCGCGATACCCGGTGGCCCGCCGCCGGCGCCGGCGCAACCGGCGCCGCCGAATCTCCGGCCGCCGACCGACGCCGCGCCACGGGTGGCCGCCCGGCCCGCACCGCGGATCGGCGATGTGCACGAGGTGGCCAAGGAGACCGGCGCCGATTCGATCAATCGCACCGACAAGCGCTGGCAGGTGTACGGCACCGATCTGGGCATCATGTGGGAGAGCGCCCCCGGCGAGATCGCGATGGCCTTCGGCGACACCGTCGGCCGCGGATTCCACCCGCCCGGCGGGATGGGCGGCGACTGGCGCAGCAATCTGATCGCCTTCTCCAGCAACCGGGATCTCCAGCGCGGCATGGTGATCGACCGCATGGTCACCGATACCCGTTGTCACGCAGCCGAAGTGCTCGACAGCCGCAAGGCCGACAACATCGAGATCACCACCATCCCGACTTCCGGCTTCGCACTGGGGAATCGGCAATACCTGAGCTACATGTCGATCCGCACCTGGAACAGCATCCCGGGCACCTTCTACACCAACTACGGCGGTATCGCCTACTCCGACGACCACGGCGAGACCTGGACCAAGGATCCGTACGCGCACTGGGACAACATCTTCGGGCTCGCGAATTTCCAAGTGGGCGCGATGGTTCCGCACGGCGACTACGTCTACCTGTTCGGCACCCCCAACACCCGGCTGGGCGCGGTGGGCCTGGCCCGGGTGCCCGCCGATCAGGTGCTGAACCCGACCGCCTACCAGTACTGGAGCAACGGCGACTGGACCCCGGTCGGCGGCGCGGCCGCGGCCACCCCGATCGTGGACGCACCCGCCGGTGAGCTGTCGGTGCGCTTCGACGCCTCGCGCGACGTCTGGCAGATGAGCTATCTGGACACCGCGCAGGCGGCGATCGTGGTCCGCGAATCCGATGCCCCGCAAGGGGAATGGTCGGCGGGCACGCCGACGGTGACGGTCGCCGACTTCCCGGAGCTCTACGGCGGTTTCATCCACCCGTGGTCCAGCGGCCCGGATCTCTGGTTCACCATCAGCACCTGGAGCGACTACAACGTCTACCTGATGCACGCCACCGTTCAGTAGCAGGTCGCCGGAGCCAGCGGTTCGGTGGCGTGCGGGGTGAGCGCGGCGTAGGCGGCGGCGATACCCTTCACCGCCACGAGCAGATCCGGTTCCTCCTGGGTGTACGGGAGCCGGACGAAGCGTTCGAAGGCGCCCTGCACCCCGAACCGCGGCCCGGCCGCCAGCAGTACCCCGTGATTCGGCGCGGTCGCCGCCAGCGCGGTGGAGACCGGCGCCGGCAGCTGTACCCACAGCGACATGCCGCCCGCACCGGACACCACCCGCCAGTCCGGCAGTTCCTCGGCGAGCACCGCCAGCAGCGCGTCGCGGCGACTGCGCAGCTGATCGCACCGCCGGGCGCGGATGACATCGGCGCGTTCCAGCAGATATGCGGTGGCCAGCTGATCCATCACCGGGGTGCCCAGATCGACCGTCGAGCGGGTGCCCAGCAGCTTGGTGATCAGCGCCTGACCGGCCCGGACCCAGCCGACCCGCAGGCCACCCCAGAACGATTTGGACGCAGAGCCGATCGTCACGATCTCCGAACCCCGGGCGAAGGCGGCGACCGGCGGCTGCGCGCCGCCGTCCAGCTGCTGATCGACCATGGATTCGTCGATGATCATCGTCATCCGGGTCTCGCGGGCGATCGCGGCCAGTTCGGCGCGGCCCTCGGCATTCATCAACATGCCGGTGGGATTGTGGAAATCCGGCACCAGGTACGCGGTGCTCGCCGCGGTCTGCCGGGCGGCGCTGCGGATACCGTCCAGATCCCAAGCGGCGTCGGGATATTCGGGACACAGCGGCACCGGCACCGGCCGCGCGCCGACATCGCGGATCGCCTCGATGGCATTGGGATAACTGGGATGTTCGATGAGCACCCGTTCGGCCGGCGCGGTCAGCACGTTGAGCAGCAGCCGCAGGCCGTGCTGCGCGCCGAGGGTGACCAGGATCTGCTCCGGATCGGTGGGCAGACCGCGTTCGGTGTAGCGGCGCGCGATCGCCTCGCGCAGCGACAGCACGCCCACCGGATCCATCCCGTGCGTGCCGAGGAAGATCGGAAGTCCCTGCAGCGCGGCCGAATACGCGTCACCCATCTCCGGCGGCGCGGACATCGCGGCATAGGTGAGGTCGATGGCCGGCTGTTCGGCCGCATCCATCGACACCAGAATGCTGCGGGCCGGCTTGCTGCCGTCGTGGGTCACGGTGGGCGGCAGCGCGACGGTGCTGCGGGAGCCCTGGCGGCTGATCAGATAGCCGTGCTCGCGCAGCAGGGTGTACGCGGAGGTGACGGTGGTCCGGCTGACCTCGAGCGCCGCGGCCAGATCGCGCTCGCTGGGCAGGGCCACGCCCAGCGGCGCCCGGCCGTCGTGGATCAGCAGCCGGATGCTCTCCGCCAGTGCCAGGTAGGCGGGCCGGGAGGGGCGGCGCGCGGAGTCGCCCTCGTCGTACCGCCAGCGGCCGAGGTCGCGGGTCAAGGTCGCAGCGCTGATCACCCGATGTGCCATACGGTCCAGTATCGGTCCGGTGGATCTTTTGTTCAAGTCCAGTTCCGGCGCACGCTGAGACGATGATCTCCTCTCTCGCCGCCGTGGCGATGGTCGGGCTGTACGCCTGGATCATCTACCGGTGTGCCCCCAAACCGGGTGAACGCGGCCACAGCCTGCTGGAGCGCTATCGCCCGCACGCGCCGATGGCGGACTGGTCGATGCCACCGGACCATTACGATCGCATGCGGCAATATGCCGATCTCCGGGCGCTGCACGCTCGCGAAAAGCAGTCCAGTTCCGAATAACTGGACCTGCAGATGTGAGAAATGTCGGTGCCGCGAGGCACACTGGTCATATGGCCGAATCCGATGGCGCCCACGCGGCGGTGTTGTTCGATACGCCGATCGGGGTCTGTGCCCTGGCGTGGACCGAGCTGGGGATCGTGCGCTTCCGGTTACCGGAGTCCACACCGGACGAGGCGACCATGCGCGCCCGGTTCACCCGCGCGCGGCTGCACGAAACCGAGCCCGGTGAGCTGGCGCGCGAGGTGATCGCGGCGGTGCGGCGGCACCTGTCCGGCCGATTCGACGATTTCCGCTGGATCCCCTTGGACCACACCGGAGTTCCCGAATTCCATCGCGAGGTGTACCGGGTCACCCGGGCCATCGATCCGGGCCGCACCCTCGGCTACGGTCAGGTCGCCGCGCGCGCCGGCCGCCCGCACGGAGCGCAGGCGGTCGGTCAGGCCATGGGCCGCAACCCGATTCCGCTGATCGTGCCCTGCCATCGGGTGCTCGCCGCCGACCATGCGCTGCACGGCTTCTCGGCTCCCGGCGGTCTCGCGACCAAACAGCGCCTGCTGGAGATCGAGCAGACCCCCGGCTTCGGGGAGCCCATGCTGTTCTGAACCGGCCGCTACTGCGGCTGCTGACCCTGGCTGCCCGGGTTCAGCGCGTTCTGTAGGCCCTGCACGACCTGATCGGGCACCGCATCGGGCACCTGTACATCGTTGTTGCCGACCCGCACGGTGCGCGGCACCGGATCGGGCGTCGGTTCCGGGGTCGGCGTGCTCGGGCGCGGCCGGCTGTATCCCGGTGCGGGAGCCTCGGTCTGGGGCTGGGCCTGATGCAGTTCCACCGGCTGATCCGAGTCGGGCGCCGGCGCCGCCGGCGGTGGCGTGTCCGCACCCCCGGGGGCGGGAACGCTGGGGGTGGTCACCCCCGGCTGCACCGGACCCGGCGCGGAATGCGCCACGGCGGCGCAGGCGATACCGACGACGACCGGCACCGAGGCCAGTGCGACCCGAACGCCCGCCTTCACATATCGAATTCGACGCGCCACGTCGAGACACCGCCTTGTCGAGATATGGTGTTGACCCTGTGGGCGGCCCGATGGTTCACCCGTCAGCATCGTAGCCGCAGCCAAGGCCCCTAGCTATCCGGCCGATCGACTCCGGCGGAACTCCGGTGTTACCTACACTGCCCCAATGGATCTGCTGTTCTCGGCGATCGGCTACCTGGTTTTCCTGGCGCTGCTCCGAACCTTCTGGATGGCGCTGCGCGAATTGACGAGTCATCACTGAACGATCGGTGGCGATCCGGTGAATGCGCTGTCCGGCAGCACATTACATTCACTGTCCAGCCCCCTGCCGCATTCCGGCGATCGCGCACGTATCGCCGGAAGCGGGCCCACCGTGCACCAACTCGCCGAGCGCCTCGCGATCGGCGAGGTCGAGTCGATGCAGATCCGGTACAGATGACCCTCGACCGTGCGCACCGAGACCGTCAGCCGATCGGCGACCTGCCGATTCGACAGCCCCGCCGCGACGAGGATTCTCGCGCTCCCGCACGGTCAGCGGCAGCGGTTGCGCCGATTGCCCGCAACGCCGGGGTGACGGCCCCGCCGCAGGCCGCAGCCAGCCGGTTCGCGGCCGCCGCCGATTCCGACAGCCAGCCCCGATCACCGTCGCGGTCGTGCGCGGAGGCGGCCTGCGCGGCCGCGTCGGCGGCCGAGAGCAGCATCGTGCTCCGTATATCCGCCCACCATATGCGCGAAACCCCCCAGCGGAATACTGCGCGCCGATTCGGTCCCGGCCACCCACCGGATTCCCGCCGACCCCCGCCGTGGCCCGCCGCGCCGGCGTCGTCTTACCGACCCCGACATCCCCGGTCGGCACCACTCCGACGATCCCGGTACCCGTGAGTGTTTCGCGAATCGCGACCGATTCGGCGACCCGTTCGACCATCGGCCGACTTCCAGCCGTGAATTCACTCTGATGCTCTGCGGGAGCTGTGAAACGGGCGCGTGAAAAGTGGATGTGCACAGAGGATTCCGGGTGTGGCGACAAGAAAAGGCAGCTCGGTGAGTTCACCCGGCACGGTGGCGGGCGCGAGTGCAGGTGGCGCAGCGACCGGAGGATTCGTGGACGACATGACCGGGCAGTCGTCGTCGCCGGGTCGTCATGGGCCGTCCGCAGCCCAGGCAGTGGGTCGGACGCGTTGCGCGCCAGTGCAATTCGACATGACCGCGCACGATCTCCCGTAGTTCGTGCTCGGTGGCCGCGTCGCCGCGGCAGATCACTCCCGCCATCACGACGCCGTCGGCGACGCGTGGTCGCACGTCGTCGTCGAGGGTACCGGCGGTCAGGGCGTCGAGGGCGCAGGCGCGAAATCGGTCGCGTGGGCATTCGACGCGACACCGGTGCTGGGCTGTCGCCACAACCGGATCGAGATGCCAGTCGGCGCGCTCGGCGGGTTGCAGGAAGCCCGGATGATCGGTGCAGGGTACGGGCTCGGTCGGGGGCAAGAAGGTTCTCCTGATTCGATGGCCCGCCTCGGCGCTGACCCTACGTGTTGCAATTTGGTACATGCAACATGAGTCGAAAATGCACGTGCATCGACAACGATTTCGCATATTTACGCACGTAGTTCTGGTGAGCGTGTTGCAACTCTTGATTGCAACAACAAGTCCGAGTTGGTAGTTTCGGGGTGCGATCGGGTGGGTAAAACTTGCCCGGTTGCACCGCTGAAGGTCCACTTCGGCGCTCGACAACCTGGCGGGGGCCCACATTCCCACCGTGCCCCCTCATGTGCGGGGCTCTCGCCGGGTACCGCTTTGAAGGATCGTTCTATGTCCATTGCATACATCGAATGTCTACCTGCGCCGAAGACACGCGCACGGGAGCGGGAGAACCGCAGATTTGCGGAGGAACTGCAGGCCAGACCGGGCACCTGGGCGGTGTATCCGTGGCCGACGCGGTCGCCGCACTCGACCAAGCATCGGATTCGTGCCGGCCTCACGGCGGCCTTCGGCCCCGGCTTCGAGGCGGAAGTGCGCGATGGTGTGGTTCATGTGCGGTATGCCGTGTACGGGCAGGAAGAGGTCGGCGCGTGACAGTGCTGGTCGGTCGCGATCGAATCTCGAGGGCGCTGCGCGGCATTCCCGAACTGCTCGGCGAACTCGATGTGACGCTCAGCCGAACCGACGCGATCGGCGATCCGGATACCCGCTCGGCGTCGCGGCCCGGCCCGGAGCGTTCGCTGCCCTACCATATCGGTGCCTCGAACGTCCGCGGCGAACTCGTCCGGGTGTTACGCGAACTCGTCGTGCAGGCGGGGTCCACCCCGGGCTCCGGGCCGGAACAGGATGCGGCGCATCTGTTCGCGCGGTTGCCCGAACTGACCGACGACTCGCCGGTCCTGTCCGGGTTGGCGCAGGTCCTGGTACCGACCGTCGAATGGGCCCGCCGGGTGATCGATCGACCGGCCGAGCGGTTCACCCTGGGGATCTGCGAGTGCGGCGTCGCGTTGCACGCCGCCGACGAAGCGGAGACCGTCGACTGCCGGTGCGGCCGGACCCACGACGTGCGCGCCCGGCGCAATGCCCTGCTCGCGCAGGCGCAGAGCCGGCTGGGCACAGCCGCCGAGCTGGCCCGCCTCGTTACGTCCGTTTCCGAGATGCCGCTCACGGCTGCGCTGATCCGTCAGTGGGCGGCACGCGGCAAGCTGGCCAAGTACGAGATCGGGGGCCGGACGGTCTACCGCATCGGTGACGTCCTCCGCCTCCACCACCGGCCACCGGCCCCCACAACCCGAGGGCGCGGCGCCCTGTTGGTCAGGTTCTGTGGCGTCACTCGGCGGGGGATAGGCTTGCAGCCACAGGCCCCTTCCGAATGAACGATCAGGGGGGTCCCGATCCACACCGACGACCCGACGTGCGACGCGAAAAACCGCGTCCGCCAACGATGTTGGTCGTTTCGGCAGTCGTCTCGAAGCACCGGATAGGCTGAAGCCACCGGCGAACACGATGCCGAATCCCGGACAGCGGGCCGATCCGGTCCGCTGCACCACCGCCCCCGTGACTTCCCGTCTCCCGTAACCCCTTCTCCCGCGGTCGAGACGGCGTGGAGCAGCGGGGGCGTCATTGCCCTGCCCCCGGCCGAGCGAATCGGCCGGGGGCAGGGCGCCCATCTCCCGGACTTTCGCATTCCCGGCCGGACATGTCCGGCCGGGCTGCGGCGCATGCTCGAAAGGTGTCCCGTGCTCACGATTTTGACCTGCCGCGGTACCGGTGAACCGCTCGGCGGCCCGGCCAACCTGCTGACCGCGGTGACCCGGCAGCTGGATCCGGTCCGATTCAGGGTCACGGACATCGACTACCCCGCAGGTATCGGCCCGGTCGATCCGCAGCACAATCTCGCCGGTTGTTCGGAGGAACAGTCGGTCGCCCGCGGAGTTGTCGCGCTGACGGCCGCGATCCGCCGGACGACGGGACCGGTCGCGGTGCTCGGATACAGTCTCGGCGCCGAGGTGGTCACCCGATTCCTGGAGGCCAAGGGGCGCGGCGAGTTCTGGGACTGCGAGCCGGCCTGGGCGGCTACCGTAGCCAATCCGCTACGGCAACAAGATGATTCGATCGATCCGGATCCGGTGGGCTTCGGTATCAACGGTCAGCACGACCTGTGGCCGGACCACTTCCCGATCTGGGAGGCCGCCCATCCCGCGGACGGCATCACCTCCTGCCCCGCGGATTCTCCGTTGCGGACGCTGGCCGATGTCGCGTCCGCGTTCAGCTTCGCCGAACTCGGCGGCTGGACCGCCGACCTGGCCGACCGGATCCGGCGAGCTCGCTGGCAGCCGGCGAACTCGAACTGGTGGCACGACCCGGTCGGCACGTGGAACCGGTGGAGTCGCGCGGCCGCACTGGTCGACGGCTATCTGACCGGCGCCCACACCACGGCATATGTCACGGGCGGACACTGCGACCGCTTGGCCGCCCTCATCGACGCCCACGACTAGCGGCGTCCACCACCGACCGTCCACAAGCTGCGACCGGCCCCCGATGAAACCTCGTTTCCCCCAGCGGTATCGGGGCGGGCGAGCCCGTCGCACCCACGCCCGCACCGGATCCCGGCTCCCCGCGGCCCGCAGCAGCCACCGCACGCCGCGTGGTCGAAGCCGCCTCGCACCGGTGCGGGCGTATCGCCTCACCCCCGGCGCTCCCATCGCCGGGGGTGAGGCGCCCGAATCCTCCGACCGACGACTCGTCAGAGAAAGGAGGTGATCGGTGTGATCACCGTTGCGGAAGATCTCATCAAACTGATCGGTGACCTGATCCCGCTGGTGCTGCCGCTGCTGCTGGGGCTCTGACCCGAGTTGCGGTGCCCATTCGCCGACCGTGCCGCGGCGAGCCGGGTCCCGGCTCGCCGCAGCGCGCACATGTCTTCGCCACCAACCGATTACCCACCGGAGCTGATATGTCCCACCCTGACGTGCCCGCAGTCGGCGATTCCGCCGAGTCGTCCGAGAGCGTCGATGCCGCTCCCGTAGGCACACTGACCTGCCAGGTCCGCGTCGCGAACGCGGACGAGGAGACGAAGTGACCACCCTGACGCCCGGCGAATTCCCGGACTTCGAGCAGGTCCTCTGCGATCTGCTCACACCGATCGCGACCGCCGTGACCACCCTGCCGCAGACCGCGACCGCGATCCAGTCGGCGCTGCCGCTGATCTGGGTGCGCAAAACCGGTGGCACGCTGGACATGAACGCCATCACCTACACCGCCCAGGTGCAGGCCGTGGTCTTCGGCACCACCCGCGCACAGGCCCAGACCCTGGCCATCCAGGTGCGGGACACGGTGCTGGCCGCGCCGGCGGCCACGATCTCGGACGGTGTGGTGATCGACTACGTCGAGGAGATCACCTCGAACGAGCCGAAATTCCACGCCCCCATCCTGCGCCGCAGCCGCGGTCTGATGGAGGTCCCCGATCTGGACCCGCTCAACCAGATGGTCGAACTGTCGTTCCGCATCGACGCGCGACGGCAATAGACACGAAATCACCACTGCCCGAAGCGCTTACACTCGGTCCATGCTGTGGCTGATCTTCTTCGTCCCGGTCGTCTGCTGGCTCATCGCGGCACGGGACCGGGCACTGCGGATCGGTATCGGCCTGGGCCTGCTCGTTACGGCCTGCGCCGAGGTGGCCCTGCTGCACGGCTGGATATTCGCGGACGAGCGGTTCACGGCCACCGTCGCCTGCGCGATCGTGGTGGCCGTCCTGCTGGTGTGCGGCTGGAGCTCCGACGAGCCGGATCGGTCCGTGCGAGCGATCGCGGGGGCGGTGCTGATCTTCGGATGCTCCTTGTGCTCCCTGCTGGCAGCGCTGGTCGGGGTCGCGGCATTCCTCTCGCCGCACGTGGAGGTGCCTGCCGACGACGTGCTACTGCCGCTGCCGGCCGGGCTCGTCGTCACCGGTGACACGACCGAGCCGTGCGACGGCGGTGCGACGACCTATTGTTCGCGCACCTTCGAGATCGCCGGTTCGGCCACCGTGGCGGATCGGCAGGTTTTCGACCGTGTGATGGACCGGCTGGAGACTACCCACGGCTGGTCGCCCCACTACGACGCGGCGGGCGAGGTGTGGACCGACTGCCGCACCCGCGGCTGGTGGCTCGATCGCCGGATCATGTGCGTCCGGGTGCATCGCGGTG
Encoded proteins:
- a CDS encoding excalibur calcium-binding domain-containing protein — encoded protein: MKISLVSALLPAVAAATLLIGGAATATAAPAASGNSGADGSNLVVGPRGQLVPGPSKSSDKNKKDYLNCEQVWADGRGPIFPGQPGYSVLLDPKGTGVACAH
- a CDS encoding DUF4185 domain-containing protein, whose product is MAVTGAAALTWVAVTAVPATADSENDSAATTPGASVAGIGPCAADPAPVHQSLVPKTLEVPVPYPVPTIDPGPPKPTAPQRIRMDLPADPCTNPCPDLTDVPEPESLLSRLGLPELRINPQPFYFAIPGGPPPAPAQPAPPNLRPPTDAAPRVAARPAPRIGDVHEVAKETGADSINRTDKRWQVYGTDLGIMWESAPGEIAMAFGDTVGRGFHPPGGMGGDWRSNLIAFSSNRDLQRGMVIDRMVTDTRCHAAEVLDSRKADNIEITTIPTSGFALGNRQYLSYMSIRTWNSIPGTFYTNYGGIAYSDDHGETWTKDPYAHWDNIFGLANFQVGAMVPHGDYVYLFGTPNTRLGAVGLARVPADQVLNPTAYQYWSNGDWTPVGGAAAATPIVDAPAGELSVRFDASRDVWQMSYLDTAQAAIVVRESDAPQGEWSAGTPTVTVADFPELYGGFIHPWSSGPDLWFTISTWSDYNVYLMHATVQ
- a CDS encoding PLP-dependent aminotransferase family protein gives rise to the protein MAHRVISAATLTRDLGRWRYDEGDSARRPSRPAYLALAESIRLLIHDGRAPLGVALPSERDLAAALEVSRTTVTSAYTLLREHGYLISRQGSRSTVALPPTVTHDGSKPARSILVSMDAAEQPAIDLTYAAMSAPPEMGDAYSAALQGLPIFLGTHGMDPVGVLSLREAIARRYTERGLPTDPEQILVTLGAQHGLRLLLNVLTAPAERVLIEHPSYPNAIEAIRDVGARPVPVPLCPEYPDAAWDLDGIRSAARQTAASTAYLVPDFHNPTGMLMNAEGRAELAAIARETRMTMIIDESMVDQQLDGGAQPPVAAFARGSEIVTIGSASKSFWGGLRVGWVRAGQALITKLLGTRSTVDLGTPVMDQLATAYLLERADVIRARRCDQLRSRRDALLAVLAEELPDWRVVSGAGGMSLWVQLPAPVSTALAATAPNHGVLLAAGPRFGVQGAFERFVRLPYTQEEPDLLVAVKGIAAAYAALTPHATEPLAPATCY
- a CDS encoding methylated-DNA--[protein]-cysteine S-methyltransferase — encoded protein: MAESDGAHAAVLFDTPIGVCALAWTELGIVRFRLPESTPDEATMRARFTRARLHETEPGELAREVIAAVRRHLSGRFDDFRWIPLDHTGVPEFHREVYRVTRAIDPGRTLGYGQVAARAGRPHGAQAVGQAMGRNPIPLIVPCHRVLAADHALHGFSAPGGLATKQRLLEIEQTPGFGEPMLF
- a CDS encoding DUF1922 domain-containing protein; amino-acid sequence: MTVLVGRDRISRALRGIPELLGELDVTLSRTDAIGDPDTRSASRPGPERSLPYHIGASNVRGELVRVLRELVVQAGSTPGSGPEQDAAHLFARLPELTDDSPVLSGLAQVLVPTVEWARRVIDRPAERFTLGICECGVALHAADEAETVDCRCGRTHDVRARRNALLAQAQSRLGTAAELARLVTSVSEMPLTAALIRQWAARGKLAKYEIGGRTVYRIGDVLRLHHRPPAPTTRGRGALLVRFCGVTRRGIGLQPQAPSE
- a CDS encoding PE-PPE domain-containing protein; its protein translation is MLTILTCRGTGEPLGGPANLLTAVTRQLDPVRFRVTDIDYPAGIGPVDPQHNLAGCSEEQSVARGVVALTAAIRRTTGPVAVLGYSLGAEVVTRFLEAKGRGEFWDCEPAWAATVANPLRQQDDSIDPDPVGFGINGQHDLWPDHFPIWEAAHPADGITSCPADSPLRTLADVASAFSFAELGGWTADLADRIRRARWQPANSNWWHDPVGTWNRWSRAAALVDGYLTGAHTTAYVTGGHCDRLAALIDAHD